Proteins from a single region of Syntrophales bacterium:
- a CDS encoding tetratricopeptide repeat protein — MYPPGSGVKKILAGLALFLLVLAVFWPVQHYDFINYDDSLYVQDNPRLEEGLTAKSIQWMLTATDGGSWHPVTWLSLFLDYRLYGPAPGGYHRTNMLIHAISTVLLFLVLSSMTGSLWKSALVAALFGIHPLHVESVAWIAERKDVLCGLFWMLTMGSYLWYARKPETVRYLAVCCFFLLGLASKAMIVTLPFLLLLIDFHPLRRVAGSGPPPEPPSRWKQSTLSALILEKAPLILLAAAAGAAAVWSQEKSGALVPIDTYGFDSRLANAVVSYGTYLVKTLWPKDLSVFYPLPAAWPVGDILASGFVLVGISLGALFGWRRYPYLAMGWLWYLGTLIPVIGLVHIGSQAMADRYTYLPLIGVFVILVWGGADLAAAFRLRRPLLLILSAALVLVPSALSARQVQVWRNDWTLFSQAVRAVPNNYLAYNNLGTTLRKQGNFDASIAAIRKALFIRPHYAEGYNNLGNTLMATGAHAEAAVQYRRALEFKPEMAQAHSNLANSLIALGKTEEALEHYRTALKIDPSFAEAHYNLGIALVKQGRIDDGVLHLERSVSLRPNSADAWNNLGVAQALKGKGKEAAASIRRALLLNPDHLEAKKNLSALGVETEHAP, encoded by the coding sequence ATGTATCCACCGGGATCCGGAGTGAAAAAGATCCTTGCCGGCCTTGCCCTCTTCCTGCTCGTCCTGGCCGTTTTCTGGCCCGTACAGCATTATGATTTCATCAATTATGACGACAGCCTCTACGTGCAGGACAACCCCCGCCTCGAAGAAGGGCTGACCGCGAAATCCATCCAGTGGATGCTGACGGCCACGGACGGGGGATCATGGCATCCGGTGACGTGGCTTTCCCTGTTCCTGGATTACCGCCTGTACGGCCCCGCACCCGGCGGTTACCACCGGACGAACATGCTGATCCATGCCATCTCGACGGTTCTTCTTTTCCTGGTGCTGTCGTCCATGACGGGTTCCCTTTGGAAAAGCGCCCTGGTGGCCGCCCTGTTCGGGATTCACCCCCTCCATGTCGAGTCCGTCGCCTGGATCGCCGAGCGAAAGGACGTCCTGTGCGGGCTGTTCTGGATGCTGACGATGGGATCCTACCTCTGGTACGCACGAAAACCGGAAACCGTCCGCTATCTTGCCGTCTGCTGCTTCTTTCTCCTGGGCCTGGCATCCAAAGCGATGATCGTGACGCTTCCCTTTCTCCTGCTTCTGATCGATTTCCACCCGCTCCGGCGGGTGGCAGGCAGCGGCCCGCCCCCCGAACCGCCGTCCCGATGGAAACAGTCAACCCTCTCCGCTCTGATCCTGGAAAAAGCGCCCCTGATTCTGCTCGCCGCCGCGGCAGGCGCGGCAGCGGTCTGGAGCCAGGAGAAGTCGGGCGCCCTCGTGCCGATCGACACGTACGGATTCGACTCCAGGCTGGCCAATGCGGTCGTTTCGTACGGAACCTATCTTGTCAAAACCCTCTGGCCGAAGGACCTGTCCGTCTTCTACCCGCTTCCGGCCGCCTGGCCCGTCGGCGACATCCTGGCAAGCGGTTTTGTGCTCGTCGGCATCAGCCTCGGTGCCCTGTTCGGATGGCGCCGCTATCCATACCTGGCCATGGGCTGGCTCTGGTATCTCGGCACCCTGATTCCCGTTATCGGGCTGGTGCATATCGGTTCCCAGGCCATGGCGGACCGCTACACCTACCTCCCCCTGATCGGCGTCTTCGTCATCCTCGTCTGGGGAGGCGCAGACCTTGCGGCGGCTTTTCGTCTCCGGCGGCCGCTCCTGCTGATCCTGTCTGCGGCACTGGTCCTTGTTCCATCGGCCCTCTCCGCCCGCCAGGTGCAGGTATGGAGAAACGACTGGACCCTGTTTTCACAGGCCGTGCGGGCCGTCCCGAACAACTATCTCGCCTACAACAACCTTGGCACAACTTTGAGGAAGCAGGGAAATTTCGACGCATCCATCGCCGCCATCCGGAAGGCCCTTTTCATCAGGCCGCACTACGCGGAGGGCTATAACAACCTCGGGAACACGCTGATGGCAACAGGAGCCCATGCAGAGGCTGCGGTGCAGTACCGAAGAGCCCTGGAATTCAAGCCGGAAATGGCCCAGGCCCACAGCAATCTCGCCAACAGCCTCATTGCTCTCGGGAAAACGGAAGAGGCGCTGGAGCATTACCGAACCGCCCTCAAGATCGATCCCTCCTTCGCAGAGGCCCATTACAATCTGGGAATCGCTCTCGTGAAACAGGGACGGATTGACGACGGGGTCCTGCACCTGGAGAGGTCCGTGTCCCTGCGGCCGAACAGTGCCGATGCATGGAACAACCTGGGGGTCGCCCAGGCACTGAAAGGAAAAGGGAAGGAAGCGGCGGCTTCAATCAGGCGGGCCCTTCTCCTGAATCCGGATCATCTCGAGGCGAAGAAGAACCTGTCGGCCCTCGGGGTCGAAACGGAGCACGCTCCGTAA
- a CDS encoding TonB-dependent receptor yields the protein MTARSLTELMGIEVETVYGASRFMQKVTRAPSSVTIVTAEDIQRFGYRNLADILSGVRDFYVSNDRNYSYIGSRGFSRPGDYNTRFLLMIDGHRLNDGIYEQAAIGNDFPLDVDLIDRVEVIRGASSSLYGTNAFLGVIHVLTKKGRQLNGIELSGEAGTQHTFKGRLTWGGRFDQRDAEVLLSATRSRSKGSRELFYPEFNSPDTSYGTVHGGDGEAYGNVFLNLSHGFFNLQGAFSSRKKDIPTASWGTVFNQPGTKSVDDRGYADLRFDRTFDNGLGLLARLYYDHYRYDGDYIFPYGLNRDQAIGQSWGGEVKVTGVLFERHRLVAGVEYTDHFRQDQMNWDEFPRVDYLNERRSTYQWAAYLQDEIRLLPGLLLNLGVRYDHYGTFGDTVNPRLALIYALRETTHVKLLYGQSFRAPSVYELYYSDGNMTSKANPDLQPETITSWELVLEQYFPGQIKLSGSLFHNTTRSLIALQTDPADGLLVFRNVDKVETVGAGLELEKRWSNGIRGRIAYTFQESENRLDGTVPVSSPRHLAKMNLQIPFLNERIVLSLEEQYADSRRTVTGTDAAPYFLTSVTLLGKGWIRGLEGSVSVYNVFDKRYEDPASQEHVQNTITRDGREFRVKLTYRF from the coding sequence TTGACGGCCAGGAGCCTCACCGAGCTGATGGGCATCGAGGTCGAAACGGTGTACGGGGCGTCCCGATTCATGCAGAAGGTCACCCGGGCGCCGTCGTCTGTCACCATCGTCACGGCGGAAGACATCCAGCGCTTCGGTTACCGGAACCTGGCGGATATTCTCTCCGGTGTCCGGGATTTCTACGTAAGCAATGATCGCAACTACAGCTATATCGGAAGCCGGGGCTTCTCGCGTCCGGGGGACTACAACACCCGCTTTCTGCTGATGATCGACGGGCATCGCCTCAACGATGGCATTTACGAACAAGCGGCCATCGGAAACGATTTTCCCCTGGATGTGGATCTAATTGACCGGGTGGAGGTGATTCGCGGTGCCAGTTCCTCCCTTTACGGGACCAATGCCTTTCTGGGCGTCATTCACGTCCTGACGAAGAAGGGACGGCAGTTGAACGGCATAGAGCTGTCCGGCGAGGCAGGGACGCAGCACACCTTCAAGGGCCGGTTGACTTGGGGCGGGCGTTTCGACCAGAGAGATGCGGAAGTCCTGCTCTCTGCGACCCGATCTCGCAGCAAGGGCAGCAGGGAGCTTTTCTATCCGGAGTTCAACAGCCCGGACACTTCCTACGGAACCGTGCACGGTGGAGACGGCGAGGCCTATGGAAACGTTTTCCTGAACCTGTCGCACGGATTTTTCAATCTCCAGGGCGCATTTTCAAGCAGGAAAAAGGACATCCCGACAGCGTCCTGGGGGACAGTCTTCAACCAGCCGGGGACGAAATCCGTCGATGACCGGGGATATGCCGATCTGCGTTTCGACCGGACCTTCGACAACGGGCTGGGCCTCCTGGCTCGTCTTTATTACGACCATTATCGTTACGACGGGGATTACATCTTTCCGTACGGTCTGAACAGGGACCAGGCGATCGGCCAGTCCTGGGGCGGGGAAGTGAAGGTCACTGGTGTGCTCTTCGAGCGCCATCGGCTCGTGGCGGGCGTGGAGTACACGGATCATTTCCGGCAGGACCAGATGAACTGGGATGAATTCCCGCGAGTCGACTACCTGAACGAGCGGAGGTCGACCTACCAGTGGGCGGCCTACCTTCAGGACGAGATCAGGTTACTGCCGGGCCTGCTTCTTAATCTGGGCGTCCGTTATGACCACTACGGCACGTTCGGCGACACGGTCAATCCGCGGCTGGCGCTGATCTACGCCCTCCGGGAGACGACTCATGTCAAGCTCCTGTACGGCCAGTCCTTCCGGGCACCCAGCGTCTACGAGCTTTATTACAGCGACGGCAACATGACATCGAAGGCCAACCCGGACCTCCAGCCCGAGACAATCACGTCCTGGGAGCTGGTCCTGGAGCAGTATTTCCCCGGACAGATCAAGCTGTCGGGTTCGCTGTTCCACAATACCACCCGGAGCCTGATTGCGCTCCAGACGGATCCGGCGGATGGTCTGCTTGTCTTCCGGAATGTGGACAAGGTCGAAACAGTGGGAGCCGGCCTGGAACTCGAAAAACGATGGAGCAATGGAATTCGGGGACGCATCGCCTACACATTCCAGGAGTCTGAAAACAGGCTGGATGGAACCGTTCCGGTCTCATCCCCTCGTCACCTGGCCAAGATGAACCTGCAGATCCCTTTTCTGAACGAGAGGATCGTCCTGTCGCTGGAGGAGCAGTATGCAGACAGCCGCCGGACGGTCACCGGAACCGATGCGGCCCCTTATTTCCTGACCAGCGTCACTCTACTGGGCAAGGGATGGATCAGGGGCCTGGAGGGATCGGTCAGTGTGTACAACGTGTTCGACAAGCGGTACGAAGATCCTGCATCCCAGGAACACGTGCAGAACACGATCACCCGGGACGGACGGGAATTCAGGGTCAAACTGACGTATCGCTTCTGA
- a CDS encoding YfiR family protein: MSGNRTPRLIVFMLTAWIVLGFLSSPSATLSEEGPVREYDLKAAFLYNILKFVDWPDEVQARPHLVIGILGEDPFGASIEVLRNKMIGRRIVVIRRGSSVQALKQCDVLFIARSESERVERIVRSAVPMHTLVVGDTTGFAERGVMVNFFLLDRKVRFEINLEAARRAKLTVSSQVLKLGRVIREQGIPAER, translated from the coding sequence ATGTCCGGAAATCGTACACCCAGGCTCATCGTCTTCATGCTGACGGCATGGATCGTCCTGGGATTCCTTTCCTCTCCGTCCGCCACCCTGTCCGAGGAAGGGCCTGTCCGCGAATACGATCTCAAGGCGGCCTTCCTGTACAACATTCTGAAGTTCGTCGACTGGCCCGACGAGGTGCAGGCCCGTCCCCATCTGGTCATCGGGATTCTCGGGGAGGACCCCTTTGGGGCCTCCATTGAGGTGCTGAGGAACAAGATGATCGGCCGGCGCATCGTTGTGATCCGCAGGGGAAGCAGCGTCCAGGCACTAAAGCAGTGCGACGTCCTGTTCATTGCGCGGTCCGAGTCGGAGCGGGTGGAAAGGATTGTCCGTTCCGCCGTGCCGATGCATACGCTGGTCGTGGGCGATACCACCGGGTTTGCGGAGAGGGGCGTCATGGTCAACTTCTTCCTGCTGGATCGGAAGGTTCGCTTTGAAATCAACTTGGAAGCCGCCAGGCGCGCCAAGCTGACCGTAAGTTCCCAGGTGCTGAAACTGGGGCGAGTGATCCGGGAACAGGGGATTCCCGCGGAAAGATAA
- a CDS encoding ATP-binding protein, which translates to MPFDRFQSMPIRQKLIAVSLVTMVVAVAIMSLFLLVREIVTFRTTFLDRLTAQADMAGYSVKAALAFDVRKDAEEAIAALGLDRNILSVAVYDRQGRIFVQYSRNKSQDTPDVSGVPNEVFDWFGGFVQIVEPVVVDGEPIGSIMIRSSLVPFYNRLIGYIILSLVAMLIAVAIGFGLATLLGRLIARPILQITDVMKLVAARKDFSLRVESDSKDEIGFLAGNLNEMLSRIQVRDEELEEHRYNLERLVQIRTDALEKVNRRLTEELRHRKQTEEDLLRLATAIEQSAEGIYLADPNWIILYTNPAFNRMLGFEPGELIGWHTRLLKSGMHDRTFYRNIKETLARGAVWTGRAFNKRKDGTIIPVEATLSPVRDGTGRIINYVSSHRDISVQVQAEEDRQALQERLQRSEKMEALGTLAGGVAHDLNNVIGVLVGYSELLLLKSPEGSPLKTYAEQILQGGQRAAAIIQDLLTLARRGVTVSEVLNLNPVITDFMRSAELEKIRSYNPRVRLDMQLDQGLLNIRGSSIHLTKTLMNLLLNAVESISGEGKVTVRTENVYLDVPLPGYESTKEGEYAVLTVADSGVGIPPEDLDHIFEPFYTKKVMGRSGTGLGLAVVWGTVKDHDGYINIRSEVGKGTTFILYFPLCRDSLPEQREAVSRTEYEGRGERILVVDDVEGQRSLAVSMLESLDYVVHAVASGEEAVEYLKTNPVDLVVLDMIMDPGWDGLETWRKVIRLNPRQKAIIVSGYAQTERVREAQALGAGAYLRKPYVMEQLGMAIRRELLRAPEI; encoded by the coding sequence ATGCCGTTCGATCGCTTCCAATCGATGCCCATCCGGCAGAAACTGATCGCCGTCAGCCTTGTCACGATGGTTGTCGCCGTAGCTATCATGTCGCTCTTCCTTCTTGTCCGCGAGATCGTGACGTTCCGGACAACTTTCCTCGATCGGCTCACGGCGCAAGCCGACATGGCCGGATACAGCGTCAAGGCGGCGCTGGCATTCGATGTCCGCAAGGATGCGGAGGAGGCCATCGCCGCCCTCGGTCTCGACCGGAACATTCTTTCCGTGGCCGTCTACGACAGGCAGGGAAGGATTTTTGTCCAGTACAGCAGGAACAAGTCACAGGACACTCCTGATGTGTCGGGAGTGCCGAATGAAGTCTTCGACTGGTTCGGGGGATTTGTCCAGATTGTCGAGCCCGTCGTTGTTGACGGCGAACCGATCGGGTCGATCATGATCCGGTCAAGCCTGGTTCCTTTCTACAACCGCCTGATCGGTTATATCATCCTGAGCTTGGTCGCGATGCTCATCGCGGTTGCCATCGGCTTCGGCCTGGCGACCCTTCTAGGCAGGCTGATCGCCCGGCCGATCCTCCAGATCACCGATGTCATGAAGCTCGTCGCGGCCCGGAAGGATTTCAGCCTGCGTGTGGAATCGGATTCAAAGGATGAGATCGGATTCCTCGCGGGGAACCTGAACGAGATGCTGTCCAGGATCCAGGTCCGGGATGAAGAACTGGAGGAGCATCGCTACAACCTGGAGAGGCTGGTGCAGATCCGGACCGATGCCCTGGAGAAGGTGAACCGGCGCCTTACGGAGGAGCTCCGGCACCGCAAGCAGACAGAAGAGGACCTCCTGCGGCTGGCAACGGCCATCGAGCAGTCCGCGGAGGGGATCTACCTGGCGGATCCGAACTGGATCATTCTGTACACGAATCCCGCCTTCAACAGGATGCTCGGGTTTGAACCGGGGGAACTCATCGGATGGCACACGCGGCTTCTAAAAAGCGGTATGCACGACAGGACCTTCTACCGGAACATCAAGGAGACCCTGGCCCGGGGAGCGGTCTGGACGGGGAGGGCGTTCAACAAACGGAAGGACGGGACCATTATTCCGGTCGAAGCGACCCTGTCGCCGGTCCGGGACGGAACGGGGCGCATCATCAACTATGTAAGCAGCCATCGCGACATCAGCGTCCAGGTGCAGGCGGAAGAGGATCGGCAGGCACTCCAGGAACGCCTGCAGCGCTCCGAGAAGATGGAAGCGCTTGGCACATTGGCAGGCGGTGTCGCCCATGATCTGAACAACGTCATCGGAGTCCTGGTCGGATACTCGGAGCTGCTCCTGCTGAAGAGCCCGGAGGGCAGCCCTCTGAAGACCTATGCGGAGCAGATTCTTCAGGGTGGACAGCGGGCGGCGGCGATCATCCAGGATCTCCTGACTCTGGCACGGAGAGGGGTGACGGTATCGGAGGTGCTCAATCTCAACCCTGTCATCACAGATTTCATGAGATCCGCCGAACTGGAAAAGATCCGGTCCTACAACCCGCGCGTCCGGCTCGATATGCAGCTGGACCAGGGACTGCTGAACATCCGGGGGTCCAGTATCCACCTGACCAAGACCCTCATGAATCTGCTTCTGAACGCCGTCGAGTCCATCTCCGGAGAGGGGAAGGTAACGGTTCGGACGGAAAACGTGTACCTCGATGTACCTCTTCCGGGATATGAGAGTACGAAGGAAGGCGAGTACGCGGTCCTGACGGTAGCCGATTCAGGGGTCGGGATTCCGCCGGAGGACCTGGACCATATTTTCGAGCCTTTCTATACGAAGAAAGTCATGGGCCGGAGCGGAACCGGGCTGGGGCTGGCTGTTGTATGGGGCACGGTCAAGGACCATGACGGGTATATCAACATCAGGAGCGAGGTCGGCAAGGGGACCACGTTCATTCTGTATTTCCCCCTCTGCCGCGATTCCCTTCCCGAGCAGAGGGAAGCCGTTTCCCGGACGGAGTACGAAGGCCGGGGGGAACGGATCCTGGTGGTCGACGATGTCGAGGGGCAGCGCAGCCTTGCCGTTTCAATGCTGGAAAGCCTTGACTACGTGGTTCATGCAGTTGCCAGCGGCGAAGAAGCGGTTGAATACCTGAAAACGAATCCAGTGGACCTTGTGGTGCTGGACATGATCATGGACCCGGGATGGGACGGATTGGAAACCTGGCGGAAGGTCATCAGGCTGAATCCCCGCCAGAAAGCGATCATTGTCAGCGGGTATGCCCAGACGGAGCGTGTGCGGGAAGCCCAGGCACTGGGTGCCGGTGCTTACCTTCGCAAGCCGTATGTCATGGAACAGCTCGGGATGGCCATCCGCAGGGAACTGCTGCGGGCGCCGGAGATATAG
- a CDS encoding methyltransferase domain-containing protein — MEKNGFYLMDNMEESVRLEVKTDPEAVREEARWCGVKPGMRVMDAGCGPGLTSALLLELLQPGGEVVGIDYMEPRIRDAREKYGERPGMEFLLHDLRQPLPPMEPFDLIWIRFVLEYNLRESLDIVRNLTACLKPDGWLCLMDLDYNCLSHYPLPESMDRTLQKGMKLFQRDLNFDPYAGRKLYSYLYDLEYRDVEVRMKAHHLIYGDVRSSDLFNWTKKLEVAAVQVQGAFDDYPGGYQGFFSDFNAFFNDPRRFTYTPMILCKGRKPSADPGTTGG; from the coding sequence ATGGAGAAAAACGGATTCTATCTGATGGATAATATGGAGGAGTCGGTCCGGCTGGAGGTAAAGACGGATCCGGAGGCTGTTCGCGAAGAGGCTCGCTGGTGCGGCGTGAAACCGGGAATGCGGGTCATGGATGCCGGGTGCGGTCCGGGCCTCACAAGCGCGCTCCTTCTGGAGTTGTTGCAGCCTGGAGGAGAGGTGGTGGGCATCGACTACATGGAGCCGCGGATCCGGGATGCAAGGGAGAAGTACGGCGAACGGCCGGGGATGGAGTTTCTGCTGCACGACCTGAGGCAACCTCTGCCGCCGATGGAGCCCTTCGACCTCATCTGGATTCGTTTCGTCCTGGAGTACAATCTGCGGGAAAGCCTCGATATCGTGCGCAACCTGACTGCATGCCTGAAACCGGACGGCTGGCTCTGCCTCATGGACCTGGATTACAACTGCCTGAGCCACTATCCGCTCCCGGAATCCATGGACAGGACCCTGCAGAAGGGGATGAAGCTGTTTCAAAGGGATCTGAACTTCGATCCCTATGCCGGGCGCAAGCTCTACTCCTATCTTTACGACCTGGAATACAGGGACGTCGAGGTCCGTATGAAGGCCCACCACCTGATTTACGGGGATGTCCGGTCCTCCGACCTCTTCAACTGGACAAAAAAACTGGAAGTGGCCGCCGTGCAGGTCCAGGGCGCCTTCGATGACTACCCGGGCGGCTATCAGGGATTCTTTTCGGATTTCAATGCGTTTTTCAATGATCCCCGCCGGTTCACCTATACACCCATGATCCTCTGCAAGGGGCGGAAACCGTCCGCGGATCCCGGGACTACCGGAGGGTAA
- a CDS encoding PAS domain S-box protein encodes MKTDALYNSRITKNYVEYLKTHHPAVDVRALLEYAGMTPYQVEDAGHWFTQNQVDRFHEAITKAIPNPDISREAGRFSALSAAAGDVQQYALSFVNPSIAYRMLSRIFTRASRSCIVSTRSLGRQQIEIIVKIRPGIIEKPYQCDNRLGTLEAIGRLFTDKFARIDHETCIHKGGDVCRYVVSWEISASHLWKQIRNASLLVGAVLAGVLFFFMDKTEWVVFTLSAITVVSLLSLGLERVEKTEVETALRKKGERTGELMDRINTSYNNALLVNEIGQATASILNTKDLLRSVMDSMERLLDFDRGMVLLANPEGTKLQYADGYGYNSDESWFLQNTSFQLDKPHSRGPFIVSFREQKPFLVDDIEQIRPELSAKSYEYARFMGVKAFACVPILYEGHAEGILAVDNYRSQRSMSQSDLNLLQGIAPQIGVSINRVRDYEKIRESEERFRSLGENAPDIIYTLDPEGTYTYVNPAWEALLGHESGEVIGKSFTDFVREDETSSYSRIFKRIRENGETVKSEMGRMIGRDGTERLFSISACPNVDPSGQLTGIVGTMKDMTALEKSHAMLQAALQSTIKAISDIVESRDPYTAGHQRHVRDLSAAIAEEMGLSDDRIEGLQMAALIHDIGKMQIPAEILSKPGRLSAIEMSLIQTHPDVGFRVLRNIEFHHPVAQIVHQHHERYDGSGYPGSLSGREILLEARILAVADVVEAMMNHRPYRPALGIEKALDEIVTNRGKYYDPEVVDACLRLFREKSFTLR; translated from the coding sequence ATGAAAACGGACGCTCTTTACAACAGCCGGATCACCAAGAACTACGTCGAGTATCTCAAGACGCACCATCCCGCGGTGGATGTCCGCGCCCTGCTCGAATATGCGGGCATGACTCCGTATCAGGTCGAAGACGCCGGCCACTGGTTCACCCAGAACCAGGTGGATCGCTTCCACGAAGCCATCACCAAGGCCATTCCGAATCCCGACATCTCCCGGGAGGCCGGCCGCTTCTCGGCCCTCTCCGCCGCCGCCGGGGACGTTCAGCAGTATGCCCTGAGCTTTGTCAACCCCTCCATCGCCTACCGGATGCTCAGCCGGATCTTCACCCGGGCCTCCCGCTCCTGCATTGTCTCCACACGGAGCCTTGGCAGACAGCAGATCGAAATCATCGTCAAGATCAGGCCGGGGATCATCGAAAAACCCTACCAGTGTGACAATCGCCTCGGCACCCTCGAGGCCATCGGCAGGCTGTTCACGGACAAATTCGCCCGGATCGACCATGAAACCTGCATCCACAAAGGAGGAGACGTCTGCCGTTACGTCGTTTCCTGGGAGATTTCCGCCAGTCATCTCTGGAAACAGATCCGGAATGCATCCCTTCTCGTCGGAGCGGTCCTCGCGGGTGTTCTTTTCTTCTTCATGGACAAGACCGAATGGGTCGTGTTCACGCTGTCGGCCATCACCGTCGTCTCGCTCCTTTCGCTGGGCCTGGAACGGGTGGAAAAAACGGAGGTCGAGACAGCGCTCCGGAAAAAGGGCGAGCGGACCGGCGAACTGATGGACCGGATCAATACGAGCTACAACAATGCCCTCCTGGTGAACGAAATCGGGCAGGCGACCGCGAGCATCCTCAACACGAAGGATCTCCTCCGCTCTGTCATGGACTCCATGGAGCGGCTCCTGGATTTCGACCGCGGCATGGTGCTCCTGGCAAACCCGGAGGGCACGAAGCTCCAGTATGCCGACGGATACGGGTACAATTCCGACGAATCCTGGTTTCTCCAGAATACGTCCTTCCAGTTGGACAAGCCCCATTCCAGGGGCCCCTTCATCGTCTCCTTCCGGGAGCAGAAGCCGTTTCTCGTGGACGACATCGAACAGATCCGGCCCGAGCTGTCCGCCAAGAGCTATGAATATGCACGCTTCATGGGCGTCAAGGCATTCGCCTGCGTTCCCATCCTTTACGAAGGACACGCGGAGGGAATCCTGGCCGTGGACAACTACCGTTCCCAGCGCTCCATGAGCCAGAGCGACCTGAACCTGCTTCAGGGCATCGCCCCCCAGATCGGCGTCAGCATCAACCGGGTCCGGGATTACGAGAAAATCCGGGAAAGCGAGGAGCGATTCCGGAGCCTCGGTGAGAATGCCCCCGACATCATCTACACGCTGGACCCGGAAGGAACCTACACGTATGTCAATCCCGCCTGGGAGGCCCTGCTGGGACATGAGTCCGGGGAAGTCATCGGGAAATCCTTCACCGACTTCGTGAGGGAAGACGAGACCTCTTCCTATTCGCGGATCTTCAAGCGGATCCGGGAAAACGGGGAAACGGTGAAGAGCGAAATGGGGCGCATGATCGGCCGGGACGGAACGGAGCGGCTCTTCAGCATCAGTGCCTGTCCCAACGTGGATCCCTCGGGGCAGTTGACAGGAATCGTGGGGACGATGAAAGACATGACCGCCCTCGAAAAGAGCCACGCCATGCTGCAGGCGGCCTTGCAAAGCACCATCAAAGCCATCTCCGATATCGTCGAATCCCGGGACCCCTATACCGCGGGCCACCAGCGTCACGTCCGGGACCTGTCCGCGGCGATCGCGGAAGAGATGGGGCTGTCGGACGACCGCATCGAGGGTCTCCAGATGGCGGCCCTGATCCACGACATCGGCAAGATGCAGATCCCCGCCGAGATCCTGAGCAAACCTGGGCGGCTCAGCGCCATCGAGATGAGCCTCATCCAGACCCACCCGGACGTCGGCTTCCGGGTCCTCCGGAACATCGAATTTCATCACCCGGTGGCCCAGATCGTACACCAGCATCACGAACGGTACGACGGCTCCGGCTACCCGGGCAGCCTTTCCGGTAGGGAGATCCTGCTGGAGGCGCGAATCCTGGCCGTGGCCGACGTGGTGGAGGCGATGATGAACCACCGCCCCTATCGTCCGGCCTTGGGCATCGAGAAAGCCCTCGACGAAATCGTCACGAACCGGGGAAAGTACTACGACCCGGAAGTCGTGGACGCCTGCCTGCGCCTCTTCCGGGAGAAGTCCTTTACCCTCCGGTAG